In one Phyllostomus discolor isolate MPI-MPIP mPhyDis1 chromosome 8, mPhyDis1.pri.v3, whole genome shotgun sequence genomic region, the following are encoded:
- the PALM3 gene encoding paralemmin-3 isoform X1, giving the protein MGPGVALEAVKRDPGMLQGQRWEYLRPMAESSLYRQRLEVIAEKRRLQEEIRAARGELEEEKLRVERLKRKSLRERWLMDGAEGHEGPEDATLQDPQSPEGQAQARIRNLEDSLFTLQSQLQLLQSASTGAQHKPSGRPTWRRQGHRPLSQPADEADQTDLNKRASLPAEPVGTSPEYLSESRDEAFGVLPASMRVPEAAGASPEANGPCPRPSPTLEQEQSQGVAASEGGVGEAKGGGVVKVVWEGLRATEDCAREATGPELEAKVEEMVLEAIGDRLEANHPELPSWVKEDRGVVEVVWEGVGGPEGSDSEAAGETGRGPQTGQTSSLKLQGGLEGIAAGGEGAPRGSPDGFRQGTSGGEEGSFIWVERVTLSEEWEELQVEGLEGPSALGREGGDESPWGVDSGRGGENWEVERRQAEESVGTGKKESEEKAGAEFGVMEMSLVVERKGMEEPLKPGRREGEGKVETEKQDGEEPLLAESKETEDPLRAERERGEEPLGVEQSGGEEKLEAEKEAEEPFGVESKAIEGSLKAEKKRGEEKLGAEKQIEAPLVVEKKGDEKKLEAIKEPLMTERKKGEESPTVEKTGDEEPLDAEKKNEESLKAERTGGKESLEAEKTQEVKEDVSLEEQRKSRGKEGQTEEVSEAGASLGAKEELRSEEEGPQQPMGAKEELRSEEEGPQQPVGAKEELRSEEEGPQQPVGAKEELRSEEEGPQQPVGAKEELRSEEKGPQQPMGAKEELKSEEEGPQQPVGAKEELRSEEEGPQQPQEKQKGSLEKEAMKPQTSAEGQDTSEDATPLLAETPAPEQPTECQPLLLVEEPRANPSAHPVPTYAPAQQPEPSAPPEGEEASGPKQKTCQCCTVM; this is encoded by the exons ATGGGGCCAGGGGTGGCCCTGGAGGCTGTGAAGCGGGATCCTGGGATGCTGCAAGGACAACGATGGGAGTATCTCAG GCCCATGGCCGAGAGCTCCCTCTACCGGCAGCGACTGGAGGTCATTGCG GAGAAGCGGCGGCTGCAGGAGGAGATCCGTGCAGCGCGaggggagctggaggaagagaagCTCCGCGTGGAGCGGCTCAAG AGAAAGTCTCTTCGGGAGCGGTGGCTAATGGATGGGGCTGAGGGACATGAGGGACCAGAGGACGCCACCTTGCAGGACCCTCAGTCCCCCGAGGGCCAGGCACAGGCCCGCATCCGGAACCTGGAAGACAGCTTGTTCAC GCTCCAATCTCAGCTGCAGCTGTTGCAAAGTGCATCCACAGGTGCCCAGCACAAGCCCTCTGGCAGACCCACCTGGCGCAGACAG GGTCACCGTCCACTCTCCCAGCCGGCTGACGAGGCAG ACCAGACTGATCTGAACAAGAGAGCCTCCCTGCCAGCAGAACCAGTGGGCACATCCCCGGAGTACCTGTCTGAGTCCAGAGATGAGGCTTTTGGGGTTCTGCCAGCCTCGATGAGGGTCCCTGAGGCAGCAGGGGCCTCCCCAGAAGCCAAtggcccctgccccagacccagCCCCACTCTGGAGCAGGAGCAGAGTCAGGGGGTGGCAGCATCTGAAGGAGGGGTGGGTGAGGCCAAAGGAGGGGGTGTGGTGAAAGTagtgtgggaggggctgagggccACAGAGGACTGTGCCAGGGAAGCCACCGGCCCAGAGCTGGAGGCTAAGGTGGAAGAGATGGTGCTGGAAGCCATTGGTGACAGGCTGGAAGCCAACCACCCAGAGCTCCCGTCCTGGGTGAAGGAGGACAGGGGTGTCGTGGAGGTGgtctgggaaggggtgggaggccCAGAGGGCAGTGACTCAGAGGCTGCAGGGGAGACAGGCAGAGGCCCACAGACTGGGCAGACCAGCTCACTGAAGCTCCAGGGGGGACTAGAGGGAATAGCTGCTGGAGGAGAAGGGGCCCCCAGGGGCAGCCCTGATGGCTTCAGGCAGGGGACctctggaggagaggagggatCCTTCATTTGGGTGGAGAGAGTGACCCTCAGTGAGGAATGGGAGGAATTGCAGGTGGAGGGGTTGGAAGGGCCGAGTgcactggggagggagggaggagatgagAGTCCTTGGGGGGTGgacagtgggagaggaggggaaaactGGGAAGTGGAGAGGAGACAGGCAGAGGAATCTGTGGgcacagggaagaaagaaagtgaggaaaaggcaggggcagagttTGGGGTCATGGAGATGTCACTGGTAGTGGAGAGGAAAGGAATGGAGGAACCCTTGaagccagggaggagagaaggtgaGGGAAAGGTGGAGACAGAGAAGCAAGATGGTGAGGAACCATTGTTAGCAGAAAGCAAGGAAACAGAGGACCCTttgagggcagagagagaaagaggtgagGAGCCATTGGGAGTAGAGCAGAGTGGAGGTGAGGAAAAGctagaggcagagaaagaggctGAGGAACCATTCGGCGTAGAAAGCAAGGCAATTGAGGGATCATTGAaggcagagaagaaaagaggtgaGGAAAAGCTAGGGGCAGAGAAGCAAATTGAGGCACCATTGGTTGTAGAGAAGAAAGGAGATGAAAAAAAGCTAGAGGCAATTAAAGAACCATtgatgacagagagaaagaagggtgaGGAGTCACCAACAGTAGAAAAAACAGGAGATGAGGAGCCATtggatgcagagaaaaaaaatgaggaatcaCTTAAGGCAGAGAGAACAGGAGGTAAGGAATCATTGGAGGCAGAGAAGACGCAAGAGGTCAAGGAAGATGTGAGTCTAGAAGAGCAGAGAAAGTCAAGAGGAAAAGAAGGTCAGACAGAGGAGGTGAGTGAGGCAGGGGCTTCCCTAGGGGCCAAGGAAGAGCTCAGGTCTGAGGAGGAGGGACCACAACAGCCCATGGGGGCCAAGGAAGAGCTCAGGTCTGAGGAGGAGGGACCACAACAGCCCGTGGGGGCCAAGGAAGAGCTCAGGTCTGAGGAGGAGGGACCACAACAGCCCGTGGGGGCCAAGGAAGAGCTCAGGTCTGAGGAGGAGGGACCACAACAGCCCGTGGGGGCCAAGGAAGAGCTAAGGTCTGAGGAGAAGGGACCACAACAGCCCATGGGGGCCAAGGAAGAGCTCAAGTCGGAGGAGGAGGGACCACAACAGCCTGTGGGGGCCAAGGAAGAGCTAAGGTCAGAGGAGGAAGgaccacagcagccccaggagaagcagaaaggctCCCTGGAGAAAGAAGCAATGAAGCCCCAAACCTCTGCTGAGGGCCAGGACACCTCGGAAGATGCCACCCCCCTCTTGGCAGAGACCCCAGCTCCTGAGCAGCCCACCGAGTGCCAGCCACTACTTCTAGTGGAGGAGCCCAGGGCCAACCCCAGTGCCCACCCTGTGCCCACCTATGCACCTGCCCAGCAGCCTGAGCCATCTGCTCCTCCTGAGGGTGAAGAGGCAAGTGGCCCTAAGCAAAAGACGTGCCAGTGTTGTACGGTGATGTGA
- the PALM3 gene encoding paralemmin-3 isoform X3: MGPGVALEAVKRDPGMLQGQRWEYLRPMAESSLYRQRLEVIAEKRRLQEEIRAARGELEEEKLRVERLKRKSLRERWLMDGAEGHEGPEDATLQDPQSPEGQAQARIRNLEDSLFTLQSQLQLLQSASTGAQHKPSGRPTWRRQGHRPLSQPADEADQTDLNKRASLPAEPVGTSPEYLSESRDEAFGVLPASMRVPEAAGASPEANGPCPRPSPTLEQEQSQGVAASEGGVGEAKGGGVVKVVWEGLRATEDCAREATGPELEAKVEEMVLEAIGDRLEANHPELPSWVKEDRGVVEVVWEGVGGPEGSDSEAAGETGRGPQTGQTSSLKLQGGLEGIAAGGEGAPRGSPDGFRQGTSGGEEGSFIWVERVTLSEEWEELQVEGLEGPSALGREGGDESPWGVDSGRGGENWEVERRQAEESVGTGKKESEEKAGAEFGVMEMSLVVERKGMEEPLKPGRREGEGKVETEKQDGEEPLLAESKETEDPLRAERERGEEPLGVEQSGGEEKLEAEKEAEEPFGVESKAIEGSLKAEKKRGEEKLGAEKQIEAPLVVEKKGDEKKLEAIKEPLMTERKKGEESPTVEKTGDEEPLDAEKKNEESLKAERTGGKESLEAEKTQEVKEDVSLEEQRKSRGKEGQTEEVSEAGASLGAKEELRSEEEGPQQPVGAKEELRSEEEGPQQPVGAKEELRSEEEGPQQPVGAKEELRSEEKGPQQPMGAKEELKSEEEGPQQPVGAKEELRSEEEGPQQPQEKQKGSLEKEAMKPQTSAEGQDTSEDATPLLAETPAPEQPTECQPLLLVEEPRANPSAHPVPTYAPAQQPEPSAPPEGEEASGPKQKTCQCCTVM, translated from the exons ATGGGGCCAGGGGTGGCCCTGGAGGCTGTGAAGCGGGATCCTGGGATGCTGCAAGGACAACGATGGGAGTATCTCAG GCCCATGGCCGAGAGCTCCCTCTACCGGCAGCGACTGGAGGTCATTGCG GAGAAGCGGCGGCTGCAGGAGGAGATCCGTGCAGCGCGaggggagctggaggaagagaagCTCCGCGTGGAGCGGCTCAAG AGAAAGTCTCTTCGGGAGCGGTGGCTAATGGATGGGGCTGAGGGACATGAGGGACCAGAGGACGCCACCTTGCAGGACCCTCAGTCCCCCGAGGGCCAGGCACAGGCCCGCATCCGGAACCTGGAAGACAGCTTGTTCAC GCTCCAATCTCAGCTGCAGCTGTTGCAAAGTGCATCCACAGGTGCCCAGCACAAGCCCTCTGGCAGACCCACCTGGCGCAGACAG GGTCACCGTCCACTCTCCCAGCCGGCTGACGAGGCAG ACCAGACTGATCTGAACAAGAGAGCCTCCCTGCCAGCAGAACCAGTGGGCACATCCCCGGAGTACCTGTCTGAGTCCAGAGATGAGGCTTTTGGGGTTCTGCCAGCCTCGATGAGGGTCCCTGAGGCAGCAGGGGCCTCCCCAGAAGCCAAtggcccctgccccagacccagCCCCACTCTGGAGCAGGAGCAGAGTCAGGGGGTGGCAGCATCTGAAGGAGGGGTGGGTGAGGCCAAAGGAGGGGGTGTGGTGAAAGTagtgtgggaggggctgagggccACAGAGGACTGTGCCAGGGAAGCCACCGGCCCAGAGCTGGAGGCTAAGGTGGAAGAGATGGTGCTGGAAGCCATTGGTGACAGGCTGGAAGCCAACCACCCAGAGCTCCCGTCCTGGGTGAAGGAGGACAGGGGTGTCGTGGAGGTGgtctgggaaggggtgggaggccCAGAGGGCAGTGACTCAGAGGCTGCAGGGGAGACAGGCAGAGGCCCACAGACTGGGCAGACCAGCTCACTGAAGCTCCAGGGGGGACTAGAGGGAATAGCTGCTGGAGGAGAAGGGGCCCCCAGGGGCAGCCCTGATGGCTTCAGGCAGGGGACctctggaggagaggagggatCCTTCATTTGGGTGGAGAGAGTGACCCTCAGTGAGGAATGGGAGGAATTGCAGGTGGAGGGGTTGGAAGGGCCGAGTgcactggggagggagggaggagatgagAGTCCTTGGGGGGTGgacagtgggagaggaggggaaaactGGGAAGTGGAGAGGAGACAGGCAGAGGAATCTGTGGgcacagggaagaaagaaagtgaggaaaaggcaggggcagagttTGGGGTCATGGAGATGTCACTGGTAGTGGAGAGGAAAGGAATGGAGGAACCCTTGaagccagggaggagagaaggtgaGGGAAAGGTGGAGACAGAGAAGCAAGATGGTGAGGAACCATTGTTAGCAGAAAGCAAGGAAACAGAGGACCCTttgagggcagagagagaaagaggtgagGAGCCATTGGGAGTAGAGCAGAGTGGAGGTGAGGAAAAGctagaggcagagaaagaggctGAGGAACCATTCGGCGTAGAAAGCAAGGCAATTGAGGGATCATTGAaggcagagaagaaaagaggtgaGGAAAAGCTAGGGGCAGAGAAGCAAATTGAGGCACCATTGGTTGTAGAGAAGAAAGGAGATGAAAAAAAGCTAGAGGCAATTAAAGAACCATtgatgacagagagaaagaagggtgaGGAGTCACCAACAGTAGAAAAAACAGGAGATGAGGAGCCATtggatgcagagaaaaaaaatgaggaatcaCTTAAGGCAGAGAGAACAGGAGGTAAGGAATCATTGGAGGCAGAGAAGACGCAAGAGGTCAAGGAAGATGTGAGTCTAGAAGAGCAGAGAAAGTCAAGAGGAAAAGAAGGTCAGACAGAGGAGGTGAGTGAGGCAGGGGCTTCCCTAGGGGCCAAGGAAGAGCTCAG GTCTGAGGAGGAGGGACCACAACAGCCCGTGGGGGCCAAGGAAGAGCTCAGGTCTGAGGAGGAGGGACCACAACAGCCCGTGGGGGCCAAGGAAGAGCTCAGGTCTGAGGAGGAGGGACCACAACAGCCCGTGGGGGCCAAGGAAGAGCTAAGGTCTGAGGAGAAGGGACCACAACAGCCCATGGGGGCCAAGGAAGAGCTCAAGTCGGAGGAGGAGGGACCACAACAGCCTGTGGGGGCCAAGGAAGAGCTAAGGTCAGAGGAGGAAGgaccacagcagccccaggagaagcagaaaggctCCCTGGAGAAAGAAGCAATGAAGCCCCAAACCTCTGCTGAGGGCCAGGACACCTCGGAAGATGCCACCCCCCTCTTGGCAGAGACCCCAGCTCCTGAGCAGCCCACCGAGTGCCAGCCACTACTTCTAGTGGAGGAGCCCAGGGCCAACCCCAGTGCCCACCCTGTGCCCACCTATGCACCTGCCCAGCAGCCTGAGCCATCTGCTCCTCCTGAGGGTGAAGAGGCAAGTGGCCCTAAGCAAAAGACGTGCCAGTGTTGTACGGTGATGTGA
- the PALM3 gene encoding paralemmin-3 isoform X4 — MGPGVALEAVKRDPGMLQGQRWEYLRPMAESSLYRQRLEVIAEKRRLQEEIRAARGELEEEKLRVERLKRKSLRERWLMDGAEGHEGPEDATLQDPQSPEGQAQARIRNLEDSLFTLQSQLQLLQSASTGAQHKPSGRPTWRRQGHRPLSQPADEADQTDLNKRASLPAEPVGTSPEYLSESRDEAFGVLPASMRVPEAAGASPEANGPCPRPSPTLEQEQSQGVAASEGGVGEAKGGGVVKVVWEGLRATEDCAREATGPELEAKVEEMVLEAIGDRLEANHPELPSWVKEDRGVVEVVWEGVGGPEGSDSEAAGETGRGPQTGQTSSLKLQGGLEGIAAGGEGAPRGSPDGFRQGTSGGEEGSFIWVERVTLSEEWEELQVEGLEGPSALGREGGDESPWGVDSGRGGENWEVERRQAEESVGTGKKESEEKAGAEFGVMEMSLVVERKGMEEPLKPGRREGEGKVETEKQDGEEPLLAESKETEDPLRAERERGEEPLGVEQSGGEEKLEAEKEAEEPFGVESKAIEGSLKAEKKRGEEKLGAEKQIEAPLVVEKKGDEKKLEAIKEPLMTERKKGEESPTVEKTGDEEPLDAEKKNEESLKAERTGGKESLEAEKTQEVKEDVSLEEQRKSRGKEGQTEEVSEAGASLGAKEELRSEEEGPQQPMGAKEELRSEEEGPQQPVGAKEELRSEEEGPQQPVGAKEELRSEEEGPQQPVGAKEELRSEEEGPQQPVGAKEELRSEEEGPQQPQEKQKGSLEKEAMKPQTSAEGQDTSEDATPLLAETPAPEQPTECQPLLLVEEPRANPSAHPVPTYAPAQQPEPSAPPEGEEASGPKQKTCQCCTVM, encoded by the exons ATGGGGCCAGGGGTGGCCCTGGAGGCTGTGAAGCGGGATCCTGGGATGCTGCAAGGACAACGATGGGAGTATCTCAG GCCCATGGCCGAGAGCTCCCTCTACCGGCAGCGACTGGAGGTCATTGCG GAGAAGCGGCGGCTGCAGGAGGAGATCCGTGCAGCGCGaggggagctggaggaagagaagCTCCGCGTGGAGCGGCTCAAG AGAAAGTCTCTTCGGGAGCGGTGGCTAATGGATGGGGCTGAGGGACATGAGGGACCAGAGGACGCCACCTTGCAGGACCCTCAGTCCCCCGAGGGCCAGGCACAGGCCCGCATCCGGAACCTGGAAGACAGCTTGTTCAC GCTCCAATCTCAGCTGCAGCTGTTGCAAAGTGCATCCACAGGTGCCCAGCACAAGCCCTCTGGCAGACCCACCTGGCGCAGACAG GGTCACCGTCCACTCTCCCAGCCGGCTGACGAGGCAG ACCAGACTGATCTGAACAAGAGAGCCTCCCTGCCAGCAGAACCAGTGGGCACATCCCCGGAGTACCTGTCTGAGTCCAGAGATGAGGCTTTTGGGGTTCTGCCAGCCTCGATGAGGGTCCCTGAGGCAGCAGGGGCCTCCCCAGAAGCCAAtggcccctgccccagacccagCCCCACTCTGGAGCAGGAGCAGAGTCAGGGGGTGGCAGCATCTGAAGGAGGGGTGGGTGAGGCCAAAGGAGGGGGTGTGGTGAAAGTagtgtgggaggggctgagggccACAGAGGACTGTGCCAGGGAAGCCACCGGCCCAGAGCTGGAGGCTAAGGTGGAAGAGATGGTGCTGGAAGCCATTGGTGACAGGCTGGAAGCCAACCACCCAGAGCTCCCGTCCTGGGTGAAGGAGGACAGGGGTGTCGTGGAGGTGgtctgggaaggggtgggaggccCAGAGGGCAGTGACTCAGAGGCTGCAGGGGAGACAGGCAGAGGCCCACAGACTGGGCAGACCAGCTCACTGAAGCTCCAGGGGGGACTAGAGGGAATAGCTGCTGGAGGAGAAGGGGCCCCCAGGGGCAGCCCTGATGGCTTCAGGCAGGGGACctctggaggagaggagggatCCTTCATTTGGGTGGAGAGAGTGACCCTCAGTGAGGAATGGGAGGAATTGCAGGTGGAGGGGTTGGAAGGGCCGAGTgcactggggagggagggaggagatgagAGTCCTTGGGGGGTGgacagtgggagaggaggggaaaactGGGAAGTGGAGAGGAGACAGGCAGAGGAATCTGTGGgcacagggaagaaagaaagtgaggaaaaggcaggggcagagttTGGGGTCATGGAGATGTCACTGGTAGTGGAGAGGAAAGGAATGGAGGAACCCTTGaagccagggaggagagaaggtgaGGGAAAGGTGGAGACAGAGAAGCAAGATGGTGAGGAACCATTGTTAGCAGAAAGCAAGGAAACAGAGGACCCTttgagggcagagagagaaagaggtgagGAGCCATTGGGAGTAGAGCAGAGTGGAGGTGAGGAAAAGctagaggcagagaaagaggctGAGGAACCATTCGGCGTAGAAAGCAAGGCAATTGAGGGATCATTGAaggcagagaagaaaagaggtgaGGAAAAGCTAGGGGCAGAGAAGCAAATTGAGGCACCATTGGTTGTAGAGAAGAAAGGAGATGAAAAAAAGCTAGAGGCAATTAAAGAACCATtgatgacagagagaaagaagggtgaGGAGTCACCAACAGTAGAAAAAACAGGAGATGAGGAGCCATtggatgcagagaaaaaaaatgaggaatcaCTTAAGGCAGAGAGAACAGGAGGTAAGGAATCATTGGAGGCAGAGAAGACGCAAGAGGTCAAGGAAGATGTGAGTCTAGAAGAGCAGAGAAAGTCAAGAGGAAAAGAAGGTCAGACAGAGGAGGTGAGTGAGGCAGGGGCTTCCCTAGGGGCCAAGGAAGAGCTCAGGTCTGAGGAGGAGGGACCACAACAGCCCATGGGGGCCAAGGAAGAGCTCAGGTCTGAGGAGGAGGGACCACAACAGCCCGTGGGGGCCAAGGAAGAGCTCAGGTCTGAGGAGGAGGGACCACAACAGCCCGTGGGGGCCAAGGAAGAGCTCAGGTCTGAGGAGGAGGGACCACAACAGCCCGTGGGGGCCAAGGAAGAGCTAAG GTCGGAGGAGGAGGGACCACAACAGCCTGTGGGGGCCAAGGAAGAGCTAAGGTCAGAGGAGGAAGgaccacagcagccccaggagaagcagaaaggctCCCTGGAGAAAGAAGCAATGAAGCCCCAAACCTCTGCTGAGGGCCAGGACACCTCGGAAGATGCCACCCCCCTCTTGGCAGAGACCCCAGCTCCTGAGCAGCCCACCGAGTGCCAGCCACTACTTCTAGTGGAGGAGCCCAGGGCCAACCCCAGTGCCCACCCTGTGCCCACCTATGCACCTGCCCAGCAGCCTGAGCCATCTGCTCCTCCTGAGGGTGAAGAGGCAAGTGGCCCTAAGCAAAAGACGTGCCAGTGTTGTACGGTGATGTGA
- the PALM3 gene encoding paralemmin-3 isoform X2 yields the protein MALQSQVWSPATPMPMAESSLYRQRLEVIAEKRRLQEEIRAARGELEEEKLRVERLKRKSLRERWLMDGAEGHEGPEDATLQDPQSPEGQAQARIRNLEDSLFTLQSQLQLLQSASTGAQHKPSGRPTWRRQGHRPLSQPADEADQTDLNKRASLPAEPVGTSPEYLSESRDEAFGVLPASMRVPEAAGASPEANGPCPRPSPTLEQEQSQGVAASEGGVGEAKGGGVVKVVWEGLRATEDCAREATGPELEAKVEEMVLEAIGDRLEANHPELPSWVKEDRGVVEVVWEGVGGPEGSDSEAAGETGRGPQTGQTSSLKLQGGLEGIAAGGEGAPRGSPDGFRQGTSGGEEGSFIWVERVTLSEEWEELQVEGLEGPSALGREGGDESPWGVDSGRGGENWEVERRQAEESVGTGKKESEEKAGAEFGVMEMSLVVERKGMEEPLKPGRREGEGKVETEKQDGEEPLLAESKETEDPLRAERERGEEPLGVEQSGGEEKLEAEKEAEEPFGVESKAIEGSLKAEKKRGEEKLGAEKQIEAPLVVEKKGDEKKLEAIKEPLMTERKKGEESPTVEKTGDEEPLDAEKKNEESLKAERTGGKESLEAEKTQEVKEDVSLEEQRKSRGKEGQTEEVSEAGASLGAKEELRSEEEGPQQPMGAKEELRSEEEGPQQPVGAKEELRSEEEGPQQPVGAKEELRSEEEGPQQPVGAKEELRSEEKGPQQPMGAKEELKSEEEGPQQPVGAKEELRSEEEGPQQPQEKQKGSLEKEAMKPQTSAEGQDTSEDATPLLAETPAPEQPTECQPLLLVEEPRANPSAHPVPTYAPAQQPEPSAPPEGEEASGPKQKTCQCCTVM from the exons atggCCCTGCAGAGCCAGGTGTGGTCTCCGGCCACACCCAT GCCCATGGCCGAGAGCTCCCTCTACCGGCAGCGACTGGAGGTCATTGCG GAGAAGCGGCGGCTGCAGGAGGAGATCCGTGCAGCGCGaggggagctggaggaagagaagCTCCGCGTGGAGCGGCTCAAG AGAAAGTCTCTTCGGGAGCGGTGGCTAATGGATGGGGCTGAGGGACATGAGGGACCAGAGGACGCCACCTTGCAGGACCCTCAGTCCCCCGAGGGCCAGGCACAGGCCCGCATCCGGAACCTGGAAGACAGCTTGTTCAC GCTCCAATCTCAGCTGCAGCTGTTGCAAAGTGCATCCACAGGTGCCCAGCACAAGCCCTCTGGCAGACCCACCTGGCGCAGACAG GGTCACCGTCCACTCTCCCAGCCGGCTGACGAGGCAG ACCAGACTGATCTGAACAAGAGAGCCTCCCTGCCAGCAGAACCAGTGGGCACATCCCCGGAGTACCTGTCTGAGTCCAGAGATGAGGCTTTTGGGGTTCTGCCAGCCTCGATGAGGGTCCCTGAGGCAGCAGGGGCCTCCCCAGAAGCCAAtggcccctgccccagacccagCCCCACTCTGGAGCAGGAGCAGAGTCAGGGGGTGGCAGCATCTGAAGGAGGGGTGGGTGAGGCCAAAGGAGGGGGTGTGGTGAAAGTagtgtgggaggggctgagggccACAGAGGACTGTGCCAGGGAAGCCACCGGCCCAGAGCTGGAGGCTAAGGTGGAAGAGATGGTGCTGGAAGCCATTGGTGACAGGCTGGAAGCCAACCACCCAGAGCTCCCGTCCTGGGTGAAGGAGGACAGGGGTGTCGTGGAGGTGgtctgggaaggggtgggaggccCAGAGGGCAGTGACTCAGAGGCTGCAGGGGAGACAGGCAGAGGCCCACAGACTGGGCAGACCAGCTCACTGAAGCTCCAGGGGGGACTAGAGGGAATAGCTGCTGGAGGAGAAGGGGCCCCCAGGGGCAGCCCTGATGGCTTCAGGCAGGGGACctctggaggagaggagggatCCTTCATTTGGGTGGAGAGAGTGACCCTCAGTGAGGAATGGGAGGAATTGCAGGTGGAGGGGTTGGAAGGGCCGAGTgcactggggagggagggaggagatgagAGTCCTTGGGGGGTGgacagtgggagaggaggggaaaactGGGAAGTGGAGAGGAGACAGGCAGAGGAATCTGTGGgcacagggaagaaagaaagtgaggaaaaggcaggggcagagttTGGGGTCATGGAGATGTCACTGGTAGTGGAGAGGAAAGGAATGGAGGAACCCTTGaagccagggaggagagaaggtgaGGGAAAGGTGGAGACAGAGAAGCAAGATGGTGAGGAACCATTGTTAGCAGAAAGCAAGGAAACAGAGGACCCTttgagggcagagagagaaagaggtgagGAGCCATTGGGAGTAGAGCAGAGTGGAGGTGAGGAAAAGctagaggcagagaaagaggctGAGGAACCATTCGGCGTAGAAAGCAAGGCAATTGAGGGATCATTGAaggcagagaagaaaagaggtgaGGAAAAGCTAGGGGCAGAGAAGCAAATTGAGGCACCATTGGTTGTAGAGAAGAAAGGAGATGAAAAAAAGCTAGAGGCAATTAAAGAACCATtgatgacagagagaaagaagggtgaGGAGTCACCAACAGTAGAAAAAACAGGAGATGAGGAGCCATtggatgcagagaaaaaaaatgaggaatcaCTTAAGGCAGAGAGAACAGGAGGTAAGGAATCATTGGAGGCAGAGAAGACGCAAGAGGTCAAGGAAGATGTGAGTCTAGAAGAGCAGAGAAAGTCAAGAGGAAAAGAAGGTCAGACAGAGGAGGTGAGTGAGGCAGGGGCTTCCCTAGGGGCCAAGGAAGAGCTCAGGTCTGAGGAGGAGGGACCACAACAGCCCATGGGGGCCAAGGAAGAGCTCAGGTCTGAGGAGGAGGGACCACAACAGCCCGTGGGGGCCAAGGAAGAGCTCAGGTCTGAGGAGGAGGGACCACAACAGCCCGTGGGGGCCAAGGAAGAGCTCAGGTCTGAGGAGGAGGGACCACAACAGCCCGTGGGGGCCAAGGAAGAGCTAAGGTCTGAGGAGAAGGGACCACAACAGCCCATGGGGGCCAAGGAAGAGCTCAAGTCGGAGGAGGAGGGACCACAACAGCCTGTGGGGGCCAAGGAAGAGCTAAGGTCAGAGGAGGAAGgaccacagcagccccaggagaagcagaaaggctCCCTGGAGAAAGAAGCAATGAAGCCCCAAACCTCTGCTGAGGGCCAGGACACCTCGGAAGATGCCACCCCCCTCTTGGCAGAGACCCCAGCTCCTGAGCAGCCCACCGAGTGCCAGCCACTACTTCTAGTGGAGGAGCCCAGGGCCAACCCCAGTGCCCACCCTGTGCCCACCTATGCACCTGCCCAGCAGCCTGAGCCATCTGCTCCTCCTGAGGGTGAAGAGGCAAGTGGCCCTAAGCAAAAGACGTGCCAGTGTTGTACGGTGATGTGA